In Candidatus Delongbacteria bacterium, a single window of DNA contains:
- a CDS encoding serine kinase, with protein sequence MKVKSLIDKLNLNCFNEEGLEREITGGYVSDLLSDVMGNANEGQCWITLQTHKNISAIASLRDLSCIIISKGLKPDLDTIDACNSEDIAILGSGDQTFELAGKLYSILKNEN encoded by the coding sequence ATGAAAGTAAAAAGTCTGATTGATAAATTAAATCTGAACTGCTTTAATGAGGAAGGTTTAGAGAGAGAAATTACTGGTGGTTATGTTTCTGATCTTTTAAGTGATGTAATGGGGAATGCAAATGAAGGACAATGCTGGATAACTTTACAGACACATAAAAACATATCCGCAATAGCAAGCTTAAGAGATCTTTCTTGTATTATTATTAGTAAAGGATTGAAGCCCGATCTTGATACTATTGATGCTTGTAATTCAGAAGACATTGCGATTTTAGGCTCAGGTGACCAAACTTTTGAACTTGCAGGAAAGCTTTATTCAATTTTAAAAAATGAAAATTAA
- a CDS encoding PHP domain-containing protein: MKIKADLHIHSVLSPCGDLDMSPKQIINTAISQGLNMIAITDHNSTIQAQYMISNNLSDIKIIGGTEFNSSEDIHGLSLFENIEQLKLFQDFLDKNLQNIPNKPDKFGYQVAVDFEDNIFYEEEKLLITALKCGVKEIYLKTKELGGYFIFSHIDRNSYSVLSQLGFIPDDITPEAVEISASGIRTKFKYLNMDKYKEVSFSDAHYISDIGKTFVEFEGIPDMTSFIQAIKNSDYKIGTK; the protein is encoded by the coding sequence ATGAAAATTAAGGCCGATTTACATATACATTCTGTACTTTCTCCTTGTGGGGACCTTGATATGAGTCCAAAACAGATCATCAATACTGCGATTAGTCAAGGTCTAAATATGATAGCCATAACAGACCATAATTCAACTATTCAGGCACAATATATGATATCAAACAATTTATCTGATATCAAAATTATTGGAGGAACTGAATTCAATAGCAGTGAAGATATTCACGGTTTATCGTTGTTTGAAAACATTGAGCAACTGAAATTGTTTCAGGATTTTCTCGATAAAAATTTACAAAACATCCCGAATAAACCTGATAAATTTGGATATCAAGTAGCTGTTGATTTCGAAGATAATATTTTTTATGAAGAAGAAAAACTTTTGATAACCGCCCTAAAATGTGGAGTGAAAGAGATCTATTTAAAGACAAAAGAGCTTGGTGGATATTTCATATTTTCTCACATAGACAGAAATTCATATTCTGTTTTGTCTCAATTAGGGTTCATTCCTGACGATATTACACCTGAAGCAGTAGAGATTTCAGCATCCGGTATCAGAACAAAATTCAAATATTTAAATATGGATAAATACAAAGAAGTATCATTTTCAGACGCACACTATATTTCAGATATTGGTAAAACTTTTGTTGAGTTTGAGGGCATTCCAGATATGACCTCATTCATTCAAGCCATCAAAAACAGTGATTACAAAATTGGAACTAAATAA
- a CDS encoding sensor histidine kinase, with protein sequence MKTISHHIIDIVHNSIRALSSVISVQVVESVTKNILRIEVEDNGCGMDEKLLSGVTDPFTTTRTTRKIGMGIPLLKFHAEQTNGSFSIESQIGLGTKLIASFQLDHIDLQPLGDLSGAISQLMASTQNSNISFSYHNDKIDFTISSQDIWDILESRVIDSKEMIMIKEIIESNINP encoded by the coding sequence ATGAAAACCATTTCTCATCATATAATTGATATTGTTCACAATAGCATAAGAGCTCTGTCTTCTGTGATTTCGGTACAAGTCGTTGAATCAGTGACAAAAAACATTTTGAGAATAGAAGTTGAGGATAATGGATGTGGAATGGATGAAAAACTATTGTCAGGAGTGACTGATCCATTTACTACAACTCGGACGACAAGAAAGATAGGAATGGGAATTCCATTGCTTAAATTTCATGCAGAACAAACCAACGGCAGTTTCTCAATTGAGTCCCAGATTGGTTTGGGAACAAAACTTATAGCCTCATTTCAACTTGACCACATCGATTTACAACCCCTCGGTGATCTTTCTGGAGCAATTTCTCAACTAATGGCTTCTACTCAAAATTCAAACATATCTTTTTCGTATCATAATGATAAAATTGATTTTACAATATCATCTCAAGATATATGGGATATTTTAGAGTCAAGAGTGATCGACAGTAAAGAGATGATAATGATAAAAGAAATAATTGAGAGCAATATCAACCCTTAA
- a CDS encoding tetratricopeptide repeat protein — protein MLKFYLIVICLVLPNVWSNDFTLRSRNDLATITKLMNDKSTSVVIRLKYSLLASSYAEQSNDSLLLAQSMKSTGDNYRVLGLLNKSIIYLRESSLIYLKIGRTFEALSSKIEIGDILFNTESYSLAETEYLEILSFFPILHDNNLKARAIIGLGQAYRKLKKYNLALRYLKEGIELISIEENPDLYADLLSRLSFTYMDMDEYEEAEQINLDILKKMANRIDDNTTGKIYNNLGWCRYKVGDYEKSIEYNKQAYEYRKKTKLGSNVASSSLINLGNVYLELDSMEQAYKCYTKAITLLDTLYSLDSYINRRRAYEKLSLLHTKKGEFKEALNSYIRYAELRDSTDDKYRLQDYYKQLIEDKITEISYSSKDNTSIQNESLKENYYLYYASFSVLFFVNIYLIYRIRKDKKEKKDVFKISNFTIDTNINNQDLSLSLFSKAIDFNNLGVIVALLSDSEFELVHSNNVINTIFANEKFEISCLKNVRVLKNDLKHIGGSLYNFLVHSYQVNSNYSRILVNIGNKSKELDLYLNKFKYGEREYVIFVFSSFYEKKYQYNKNAIFDLLSGIFYEVEYFKQRSFDQSNILEKDNEFFQKNNSYHSILKKSVIQQFDFIEYFGNMVHKINKRFNLKLELNINVEEIVFFGDKQQLEILLFELLENSFENNDIRSKLKINVNLLEVQDVNTLEIEFISSDNPISYEDSERIFRACYSLNNKRGLGLFICRIIMDHHNGTIDIDSDYKEGSKFILRFNIDTQDKFLEKISQI, from the coding sequence ATGCTAAAATTTTATCTAATTGTAATATGTTTAGTTCTTCCCAATGTTTGGAGCAATGATTTTACTTTAAGATCAAGGAATGATTTAGCAACAATAACTAAATTAATGAATGACAAGTCCACTAGTGTCGTTATTAGATTGAAATACTCTCTTCTTGCAAGTAGTTATGCAGAACAATCAAATGATAGCCTTCTTTTGGCTCAGTCAATGAAATCAACTGGAGACAATTATAGAGTGCTAGGTCTTTTAAATAAATCTATAATTTATTTAAGAGAAAGTAGTCTTATCTATCTGAAAATAGGGAGGACATTTGAAGCTTTATCAAGTAAAATAGAAATTGGGGATATTCTTTTCAATACGGAATCTTATTCATTGGCAGAAACAGAATACCTTGAGATTTTAAGCTTTTTTCCAATATTACATGATAATAATTTAAAAGCGAGAGCTATTATTGGTCTTGGTCAGGCTTATAGGAAGTTAAAAAAATACAATTTAGCTCTTCGTTATTTAAAAGAAGGTATTGAGCTTATATCTATTGAAGAGAATCCTGATTTATATGCGGACTTGTTATCCAGATTAAGTTTTACATATATGGACATGGATGAATACGAAGAAGCTGAGCAGATTAATTTAGATATCTTAAAGAAGATGGCAAATAGAATAGATGATAATACTACTGGAAAAATTTATAATAATCTTGGGTGGTGTAGATATAAAGTTGGTGATTATGAGAAGTCTATTGAATATAATAAACAGGCTTATGAATATAGGAAAAAAACAAAACTAGGTAGCAATGTTGCTAGTAGTTCGTTGATAAATCTGGGAAATGTTTATTTGGAACTGGATAGTATGGAACAAGCCTACAAATGCTATACGAAAGCTATTACACTTTTGGATACTTTATATTCTTTGGATTCGTACATCAATAGAAGGAGAGCGTACGAAAAGTTATCATTATTGCATACGAAGAAGGGTGAATTTAAAGAGGCATTAAACTCATATATACGATATGCAGAGTTACGAGATAGTACAGATGATAAATATAGATTGCAAGATTATTACAAACAGCTTATCGAGGATAAGATAACAGAGATATCTTACTCCAGTAAAGATAATACTAGTATACAAAACGAGAGCTTGAAGGAAAATTATTATTTGTATTATGCTTCATTTTCTGTACTGTTTTTTGTGAATATTTACTTAATATATCGAATTAGAAAAGATAAAAAAGAAAAGAAAGATGTATTCAAAATTAGTAATTTCACCATTGACACCAATATAAATAATCAAGATTTGTCTTTATCTTTATTCTCAAAAGCAATTGATTTTAATAATTTAGGAGTAATTGTTGCACTTCTAAGTGACTCCGAGTTTGAACTTGTACATTCCAACAATGTCATAAATACAATTTTTGCAAACGAAAAATTTGAGATTTCATGTTTAAAAAATGTAAGAGTATTAAAAAACGACCTAAAGCACATTGGAGGAAGTTTATATAATTTTTTAGTTCATTCATATCAAGTGAACAGTAATTATTCTAGAATTTTAGTCAATATTGGCAATAAATCAAAAGAATTAGATCTATATTTAAATAAATTCAAATATGGAGAAAGAGAGTATGTAATATTTGTGTTTAGTTCTTTTTATGAAAAAAAATACCAGTACAATAAAAATGCGATATTCGATTTATTGTCAGGGATTTTTTACGAAGTAGAATATTTTAAACAAAGAAGTTTTGATCAGAGTAATATTCTTGAAAAGGATAACGAGTTTTTCCAAAAAAATAATAGTTATCACAGTATTTTAAAAAAGAGTGTAATTCAACAATTCGATTTCATTGAATATTTTGGTAATATGGTTCATAAAATTAATAAAAGATTCAATTTGAAATTAGAATTAAATATTAATGTTGAAGAGATTGTATTCTTTGGTGATAAACAACAATTGGAAATATTGCTATTTGAGTTGTTAGAGAATAGCTTCGAGAATAATGATATCAGAAGTAAGCTAAAGATCAATGTTAACTTATTGGAAGTACAGGATGTTAATACACTGGAAATCGAGTTTATTAGCTCTGATAATCCAATTTCATATGAAGATAGTGAAAGAATTTTTAGGGCTTGTTATAGCTTGAACAATAAAAGAGGTTTAGGTCTTTTTATATGCAGAATAATAATGGATCATCACAATGGTACGATTGATATCGATAGTGATTACAAAGAAGGATCAAAATTCATTCTAAGATTCAATATAGATACACAGGATAAGTTTTTAGAGAAAATAAGTCAGATTTAA
- a CDS encoding T9SS type A sorting domain-containing protein — translation MKKIVGLVLLAAVVLAPLFAIDATKSYPRVKAPLYLDNMNKGDAPSVINDPSAFDNSSNGYGWYNPFNHKIDFDPITQTYGTFYRQKSSAGSGSGGFGIAYTNDDSFETSPIYPNPAGIGGLRYPYITSGYGYHFLIGTEYGASSLESKMMIFVNSPDDIETVGPIYVGNSGEFLPGWMVAADITFNEATGEYILIITGEYDLNSDPFKTGVVVGKTTTPMDPDSWEFSDYNDLLFVAGESFPDAGTLKPVWGKNGLGVVLAPVDAVAGDFFFVPGMIYTTDWGATWNLSETGGFIYDTTAFGASFSWDNATCGDPAEDAMPTGFGQFDAFIDDNNTLHFVTLCHAKTATSGTSYYPWATDAGGNLVLTDGYYDTQITIADGEINFVQSDLITTRNYTWDNGEVNESSPRYVNHLTASVGATAGYPNSGAMYLSIGDRIFGDTGTDLNMVSEWTDPVEFYYFQPHSVTKKAGSGWETEIVTVEIEEGVFQDFPIAYNVFDEPGIHHEGLSTPSLVPEMDGDNLTVWGVYQVADLTQPLSGAADFCDHVQDLYSFTWNKVGIEELNNVPGTTALAQNYPNPFNPATQISFRVDNAANINLTVFNAAGEKVSELVNGNVNSGIHTVNFDASNLNSGVYFYQLSVNGVAKDTKKMVLTK, via the coding sequence ATGAAAAAAATCGTTGGTTTAGTCCTTCTTGCAGCAGTGGTATTAGCACCTTTGTTCGCAATTGACGCAACAAAATCTTATCCAAGAGTAAAAGCTCCTCTTTATTTGGACAACATGAATAAGGGAGATGCTCCATCCGTAATTAATGATCCGTCAGCATTTGATAATTCTTCAAATGGATATGGTTGGTACAATCCGTTTAACCACAAAATTGACTTTGATCCAATTACCCAAACATATGGTACTTTCTATCGTCAAAAAAGTTCAGCTGGTTCTGGTTCTGGTGGTTTCGGTATAGCTTATACAAACGATGACAGCTTTGAAACTTCTCCTATCTATCCTAACCCAGCTGGTATTGGTGGATTGAGATATCCTTACATCACTTCTGGTTATGGCTACCACTTCTTAATCGGTACTGAATATGGTGCATCTTCTCTAGAATCAAAAATGATGATTTTTGTTAATAGCCCAGATGATATTGAAACAGTTGGTCCGATCTATGTTGGAAATTCTGGTGAATTCCTTCCTGGTTGGATGGTTGCTGCTGATATTACTTTCAACGAAGCTACTGGCGAATATATTTTGATTATTACTGGTGAGTACGATCTAAACTCAGATCCTTTTAAAACTGGTGTTGTTGTTGGAAAAACAACTACTCCAATGGATCCTGACTCTTGGGAATTTTCTGACTACAACGATCTATTGTTCGTAGCTGGAGAAAGCTTTCCAGATGCTGGGACTTTAAAACCTGTATGGGGTAAAAATGGACTTGGTGTTGTTCTTGCTCCGGTAGATGCAGTAGCTGGTGATTTCTTCTTTGTTCCAGGTATGATCTACACAACTGACTGGGGTGCTACATGGAATTTATCAGAAACAGGTGGATTCATTTATGATACTACTGCTTTTGGTGCTTCTTTCTCTTGGGATAATGCAACTTGTGGTGATCCGGCAGAGGATGCTATGCCTACTGGATTCGGACAATTTGATGCGTTTATTGATGACAATAATACATTACACTTTGTAACTCTTTGTCATGCAAAAACTGCAACTTCAGGTACATCATACTACCCATGGGCAACAGATGCTGGTGGAAATCTTGTCTTAACAGATGGTTATTACGATACACAAATAACTATTGCTGATGGAGAAATAAATTTCGTACAATCAGATTTAATCACTACAAGAAACTACACTTGGGACAATGGGGAAGTTAACGAAAGCTCTCCAAGATATGTTAATCATTTAACTGCTTCAGTTGGAGCAACTGCTGGTTATCCAAATAGTGGAGCTATGTACTTATCTATAGGTGATAGAATTTTTGGTGATACTGGTACAGATCTTAACATGGTTTCTGAGTGGACAGATCCTGTAGAATTCTATTATTTCCAACCTCACTCTGTAACAAAAAAAGCTGGTTCTGGATGGGAAACTGAAATTGTTACTGTTGAAATCGAAGAAGGTGTATTCCAAGATTTCCCAATTGCGTATAACGTATTTGACGAACCAGGAATCCACCACGAAGGTTTATCTACTCCAAGTTTAGTACCTGAAATGGATGGCGACAACCTAACAGTTTGGGGTGTTTATCAGGTAGCAGATCTTACTCAGCCTCTTTCAGGAGCTGCTGATTTCTGTGACCACGTACAAGACTTATACTCATTCACTTGGAATAAAGTTGGAATCGAAGAGCTAAATAATGTTCCTGGAACTACTGCTCTAGCACAAAACTATCCTAACCCTTTCAATCCTGCAACTCAAATCAGCTTTAGAGTTGATAATGCAGCAAATATAAATCTAACTGTATTTAATGCTGCAGGTGAAAAAGTTAGTGAATTAGTTAATGGAAACGTTAATAGTGGTATACATACTGTTAATTTTGATGCTTCAAATTTAAACAGCGGTGTTTACTTCTACCAACTATCTGTTAATGGAGTAGCTAAAGATACTAAAAAAATGGTTTTAACTAAATAA
- a CDS encoding PorV/PorQ family protein, which translates to MINRMKSLLFLMVFLLPAVVFSQAKTGTAAMTFLKIDVSARANALGGSFIGLANDVSTLHYNPAGMINIQQPDFGVSHTMYLADIQYTWGGLVFPLKEMNAAVGFQSSFLIVGDMDETTIDKPQGTGRTFSAHDMMVGASYAQMLTPKFYIGGTLKFLQEKLANESAWSVAGDVGTYYDTKWKSLIFGMSIRNFGTAVEFINESADLPMMFVFGIGFNPYDDGINKLSTLVEAGHPSDNNEYITVGLEYSFDDMFFLRAGRKIDELENWLGDEDKYVKFKDNADGTSVNYDPESFNNFGTSIGVGFKLSQFRFDYSWESYGRLGGINMFNVSLSF; encoded by the coding sequence ATGATCAATCGAATGAAAAGCCTTCTTTTTCTGATGGTTTTTTTGCTTCCGGCTGTTGTTTTCTCACAGGCTAAAACTGGTACGGCAGCTATGACTTTCTTGAAAATTGACGTTAGTGCTAGAGCAAATGCTCTAGGTGGAAGTTTTATAGGATTAGCTAATGATGTATCAACTTTACATTACAATCCTGCAGGAATGATTAATATTCAACAACCTGACTTTGGAGTTTCTCACACTATGTATCTTGCTGATATTCAATATACATGGGGTGGTTTGGTATTCCCATTAAAAGAAATGAATGCAGCAGTTGGATTTCAATCTAGTTTTCTTATAGTGGGAGACATGGATGAAACTACAATTGATAAACCTCAAGGAACAGGAAGAACATTTTCAGCACATGATATGATGGTTGGAGCTTCTTACGCTCAAATGCTTACACCAAAGTTTTACATTGGTGGTACTTTAAAATTCCTTCAGGAAAAACTAGCAAATGAATCTGCTTGGTCAGTAGCTGGTGATGTTGGTACTTACTATGATACAAAATGGAAATCTTTGATTTTTGGTATGTCAATTCGAAATTTTGGAACTGCAGTTGAATTTATAAATGAATCTGCAGATCTTCCAATGATGTTCGTTTTCGGTATTGGTTTCAATCCATACGATGATGGAATCAACAAACTATCTACCTTAGTGGAAGCAGGTCACCCATCTGACAACAATGAGTATATCACAGTTGGTCTAGAATACTCTTTTGACGATATGTTTTTCTTAAGAGCTGGAAGAAAAATTGATGAGCTAGAAAACTGGTTAGGTGATGAAGACAAATATGTTAAATTTAAAGACAATGCAGACGGAACATCAGTTAATTACGACCCTGAATCTTTCAACAATTTCGGAACTTCTATTGGTGTTGGATTTAAGTTATCGCAATTTAGATTTGACTATTCATGGGAGTCTTATGGAAGACTTGGCGGAATTAACATGTTTAATGTAAGCTTGAGCTTTTAG
- a CDS encoding T9SS type A sorting domain-containing protein — protein sequence MPWDDEASLAPNNNIINIDPGLIDPVNGNYYTEIGDESYYYGVQTRGVEIHEGSQVNSFIKNIYPNPFNSIITIEFSSISDKYVKMTLFNLNGEKIKNLRINANTKLNSITINTKNLSSGVYILQILSKKHGISYHRLNHIK from the coding sequence ATCCCTTGGGATGACGAAGCAAGTCTTGCTCCGAATAATAACATAATTAACATTGATCCCGGGCTGATTGACCCAGTAAACGGAAATTATTACACAGAGATAGGAGATGAATCATATTACTATGGTGTTCAAACTAGGGGTGTAGAAATACATGAAGGTAGTCAAGTTAATTCTTTTATAAAGAATATATATCCGAATCCGTTTAATTCAATAATTACAATAGAATTCAGCTCTATTTCTGACAAGTATGTGAAGATGACACTGTTTAACCTAAATGGGGAAAAAATAAAAAATCTGAGAATTAATGCTAATACAAAATTGAATAGCATTACAATAAATACAAAGAATCTTTCCTCGGGGGTATACATATTACAGATCTTAAGCAAAAAACATGGAATTAGTTATCACAGATTGAATCATATCAAATAA
- a CDS encoding efflux RND transporter periplasmic adaptor subunit, with product MKKVLYFLIPIIIIGLASYGVYYRIESKSNTKKDEQKHKVDEKKSIVKVETQKAFVGDLPMYINCTGLAKSSKSVKISTKVSGTVEKLMVSNGTYVKKGDVLVKLESEDIELAFENAEVELTKAKLDYGIEKSYSNLKNENRDNIDLAGLKEQLDIKYKAGKINEDEYQDQLLELDVKKLMSNPDNTMFLRSKTGLSSKLINFKKNKIDYDNLIITAPFSGYIANLDLVEGQDVGNGYDCFDLIDLENIEIEVPVLETEISDLVSGRNATISFNSFPDQKFLGKVKNINPMLEENSSTCKVTISIKNENLIIKPGMSANVSIEGKIYKDRLLVPRSAILVRDNRKLLFRVEGDLAKWIYVTTGKENVDFIEVLDKIEVNDEIVVSNNYTLAHDAQVKVTN from the coding sequence GTGAAAAAAGTACTGTATTTTTTAATCCCAATCATAATCATTGGATTAGCTTCATATGGTGTCTATTACAGAATCGAAAGTAAAAGTAATACTAAAAAAGATGAACAAAAACACAAAGTAGATGAAAAAAAATCAATAGTTAAAGTTGAAACTCAAAAAGCATTTGTTGGCGATCTTCCAATGTATATCAATTGTACTGGACTTGCTAAATCTTCAAAATCTGTAAAAATCAGCACTAAAGTTTCCGGAACTGTAGAAAAATTGATGGTTAGTAATGGGACGTATGTAAAAAAAGGTGATGTCCTGGTTAAACTTGAAAGTGAAGATATTGAATTAGCATTTGAAAATGCTGAAGTTGAACTAACTAAGGCTAAACTCGATTATGGCATCGAAAAAAGCTATTCAAATTTAAAAAATGAGAATAGGGACAATATAGACTTAGCTGGACTTAAAGAACAATTAGACATTAAATATAAAGCAGGCAAGATTAACGAAGATGAATATCAAGATCAACTTCTAGAACTTGACGTTAAAAAATTGATGTCAAACCCAGATAATACTATGTTTCTAAGAAGTAAAACAGGTTTATCTTCAAAACTTATAAATTTTAAAAAAAATAAAATTGACTACGATAATCTTATAATAACAGCACCTTTCAGTGGATATATTGCCAATCTTGATTTAGTTGAAGGTCAAGATGTTGGAAATGGATACGATTGCTTTGATTTAATTGATCTTGAAAATATAGAAATAGAAGTCCCTGTTTTGGAAACAGAAATCTCTGATTTAGTTTCTGGTAGAAATGCTACGATAAGTTTTAATTCTTTTCCTGATCAAAAATTTTTAGGAAAAGTAAAAAATATTAACCCTATGCTTGAAGAAAACAGTTCTACCTGCAAAGTAACAATATCTATTAAAAATGAAAATCTCATTATAAAACCTGGAATGAGTGCAAATGTTTCTATAGAGGGTAAAATTTACAAAGACAGATTGCTTGTTCCTAGATCTGCAATACTTGTTAGAGATAATAGAAAATTATTATTCAGAGTTGAGGGTGATCTTGCTAAATGGATATACGTAACTACTGGTAAAGAAAATGTAGATTTTATAGAAGTTCTTGATAAAATTGAAGTAAACGATGAGATAGTTGTTTCAAATAATTATACATTAGCTCACGATGCTCAGGTTAAAGTAACTAATTAA